The Drosophila mauritiana strain mau12 chromosome 2R, ASM438214v1, whole genome shotgun sequence genome has a segment encoding these proteins:
- the LOC117136798 gene encoding heterogeneous nuclear ribonucleoprotein U-like protein 2 isoform X1, which translates to MDVAKLEKMKVVDLRNELQSRGLDTKGVKAVLVERLRAYVEGGAGDGENAPVTPSRRQRRTRSMSRSPSPVQAAPVAAEPVLDTLEEEEQPEEKTVPQPETESEQPAAEPEPEQSEPEEAEPAAAVTEDTTVNQAVNEESQPEPEESDERSETDDKEETIQEAVPAVVPQSEEADEPMEEDHDTAPEEQEPTQTEEPVEEKPAESTVAEHQSNGDSQKMDVDEEDSAAPKAEEETEPAAKPEDQPSERRKRSHSRSKSRSRSGSQTSPKHRGSVGDKRESKAAAEERTVPEDEPTIEENKVGLSWLDSDLHLRIDPTTFASAKPLTSEIYSLIWSGARANYGVREGKVCFEVRLSEESVPENSHYFRDEPHVRGFRVGFSMPKSSLLLGEAEHSFGYCETGRKATQSEFTDYGKPYQLDDVIGCYLDLESEPCTINYTLNGEDLGVAFEFEKSILGEEGALFPHIVTKGYEYSVNFSDTEQLLVNAERPTRKRRKPRKDEDKDKDDDKDDNDGEKWKVLDEATADDDEVEKKDEDGKASSEKDEEEAEDPEKAKEDESAPKMETEAETKVEAPAEAAKPESEASEASETAETSTEKSAETAAVSNGDAAAEQANDENASEDKKPSENNDEEDEDGPSPNKRIKTDGDSEKAESEKEKDRSQTTEDEYEDVVPEPRDTAALLDGYVLIGLVPVEKLVSGPQRVGSRKECEVILLVGLPGAGKTHWAQKHVAENADKRYELIGPDAFISKMTIDGASRKTVHKGRWDKVYEICLNSLAALEDIAMKRRRNFILDQTNVYASAQRRKMKGFNDFKRIAVVCIPSEDELKRRIAEKEEKGNAFTVKESTINNLRANFTLPSLEFGWFDDINYTELTGDEAKSEVKKYNEKGKKAIDAERSRDKRSRGSRDNYRRDDRNRNRYNDDRRRDYGGQRHESRWSDSRRGGGGGGYSSNSGGGGSRGYDNRRSYNSGSGGQQNWVQNSRRSGYDDRGYGGGGSGSRGYDNRNRGYAGGGGGGGGGGGGGGGGGGGQQNWMQNNRRSGYDDRGYGSSRDYRDRDRGNDRSRMGSNDRNRGSSQSSYRSGGGTHQQRDFRPGHRDTKEDSRGGYERSAGQSLPKYGNNTAVGGGYDQYKQQGGAPGGGKASLTGKWSTYSQHHQQQAPQHQQTSIWQTQQQSQQYQQPQQAAAGQQQYWAYNQMQAGYGNQQAWQSADPQQQQQWMSWWQQQQQGSGGAAAGNASGGSGVNVGGGAGNNDGGAANHYWSQYSYSTQSNAGADKK; encoded by the exons ATGGATGTGGCGAAGCTGGAGAAGATGAAGGTGGTGGACCTGCGCAACGAGCTCCAGTCGCGCGGCCTGGACACCAAAGGAGTCAAAGCGGTGCTCGTCGAGCGCCTGAGGGCATATGTGGAAGGAGGAGCCGGCGACGGTG AAAATGCGCCGGTCACACCAAGCCGCCGTCAGCGTCGCACGCGCTCCATGTCCCGCTCTCCATCGCCGGTGCAAGCTGCTCCCGTGGCCGCAGAACCAGTGCTCGATACTCTCGAAGAGGAGGAGCAGCCGGAGGAGAAGACAGTGCCACAACCAGAGACAGAAAGTGAACAGCCAGCAGCCGAGCCGGAACCAGAACAAAGTGAGCCGGAGGAAGCTGAACCAGCTGCAGCAGTGACAGAGGACACAACCGTCAACCAAGCGGTCAATGAGGAGTCGCAGCCAGAACCCGAAGAGTCTGATGAAAGGTCGGAGACAGACGACAAGGAGGAGACAATCCAAGAGGCAGTACCCGCCGTCGTACCACAGAGTGAAGAGGCTGATGAACCCATGGAAGAGGATCATGATACTGCCCCTGAGGAGCAGGAGCCTACACAAACTGAGGAGCCTGTAGAGGAGAAACCAGCCGAGAGCACTGTGGCCGAGCATCAGTCAAATGGCGACAGCCAGAAAATGGACGTTGATGAGGAGGATTCGGCCGCCCCGAAAGCGGAGGAGGAGACCGAGCCAGCAGCTAAGCCTGAGGATCAGCCCTCGGAACGCCGCAAGCGATCACACAGTCGCTCCAAATCCCGATCGCGCAGTGGATCCCAAACATCGCCCAAACATCGCGGCAGCGTAGGTGACAAGCGTGAGTCAAAGGCAGCGGCCGAGGAGCGCACAGTTCCTGAGGACGAGCCCACCATCGAGGAGAACAAAGTGGGATTGAGCTGGC TGGACTCTGACTTGCATTTACGCATCGACCCAACCACGTTTGCATCGGCCAAACCCCTTACCTCGGAAATTTACTCGCTTATTTGGTCCGGAGCACGCGCAAACTACGGAGTGCGCGAGGGCAAAGTGTGCTTTGAGGTGCGCCTTTCCGAGGAGTCGGTGCCGGAGAACTCGCACTACTTCCGCGATGAGCCGCATGTGCGAGGATTCCGCGTGGGATTTTCAATGCCCAAGAGTTCCTTGTTGCTGGGCGAGGCCGAGCATTCATTTGGCTACTGCGAAACCGGGCGTAAGGCCACTCAGAGCGAGTTTACCGATTACGGCAAGCCTTACCAGCTGGATGACGTTATCGGCTGCTATTTAGATCTGGAAAGTGAGCCGTGCACAATTAACTACACTCTGAACGGCGAGGATCTTGGAGTTGCGTTCGAGTTTGAGAAAAGCATACTGGGCGAGGAGGGAGCCCTGTTTCCGCACATCGTTACCAAGGGCTACGAATACTCAGTAAATTTCTCTGACACCGAGCAGCTGTTGGTGAATGCCGAGAGGCCCACGCGTAAGCGCCGCAAGCCGCGTAAAGACGAAGACAAGGATAAGGACGACGATAAGGATGACAATGATGGCGAAAAGTGGAAGGTCTTGGACGAAGCCACGGCGGATGATGATGAGGTGGAGAAAAAGGATGAAGATGGCAAGGCTTCTTCGGAGAAAGATGAAGAGGAAGCCGAAGATCCTGAAAAAGCCAAAGAGGATGAGTCGGCGCCGAAAATGGAGACAGAAGCCGAAACTAAAGTCGAGGCTCCTGCTGAAGCTGCTAAGCCCGAATCAGAAGCTAGCGAGGCTTCGGAAACTG CTGAAACTTCTACCGAAAAGTCGGCAGAAACTGCAGCTGTGTCAAATGGTGATGCTGCTGCAGAACAGGCCAACGATGAAAATGCATCTGAGGATAAGAAACCCTCTGAGAACAATGATGAAGAAGATGAGGATGGCCCCTCGCCGAACAAGCGAATCAAGACCGATGGAGATTCGGAAAAAGCGGAATCCGAAAAGGAAAAGGACAGGTCGCAGACAACAGAAGATGAGTACGAGGATGTTGTGCCCGAGCCAAGGGATACAGCTGCTCTGCTGGATGGCTATGTATTGATCGGTTTAGTACCTGTCGAAAAGCTAGTTTCCGGTCCACAACGCGTCGGATCTCGCAAGGAGTGCGAAGTCATTTTACTGGTTGGCTTGCCGGGAGCCGGAAAGACCCATTGGGCCCAAAAACATGTGGCTGAGAATGCCGACAAGCGTTACGAGTTGATTGGACCCGACGCATTCATTTCAAAGATGACG ATCGATGGCGCCTCCCGCAAGACTGTGCACAAAGGTCGATGGGACAAGGTGTACGAGATATGCTTAAACAGCTTGGCGGCTCTGGAAGATATAGCCATGAAGCGGCGTCGAAATTTCATACTTGATCAG ACCAATGTGTATGCCTCGGCCCAGCGACGTAAAATGAAGGGTTTTAACGACTTCAAGCGAATTGCGGTCGTTTGCATACCCAGCGAAGATGAATTGAAACGTCGCATCgccgaaaaagaggaaaaggGAAATGCTTTTACAGTTAAAGAATCAACAATTAATAATTTACGAG CCAACTTCACACTTCCCTCGCTGGAGTTTGGCTGGTTCGATGACATAAACTACACGGAGCTGACTGGTGACGAGGCCAAGAGCGAGGTCAAGAAGTACAACGAGAAGGGCAAGAAGGCCATTGACGCGGAGAGGTCGCGCGACAAGAGATCCCGAGGAAGTCGCGACAACTATCGTCGTGATGACCGGAACCGGAATCGGTACAATGATGACCGACGTCGTGATTATGGCGGCCAGCGGCACGAAAGTCGTTGGAGCGACTCCCGCAGGggaggcggcggtggcggtTACTCCAGCAATAGTGGTGGAGGCGGCAGTCGTGGCTACGACAATCGCCGCAGCTACAACAGCGGAAGCGGTGGCCAGCAAAATTGGGTGCAGAACAGCCGCAGAAGCGGCTACGATGATCGCGGCTATGGTGGCGGTGGAAGCGGCAGTCGTGGATACGACAATCGTAACCGTGGATACGcaggcggcggcggtggtggtggtggcggcggcggtggcggtggtggtggcggtggcggtcAGCAAAACTGGATGCAGAACAATCGCAGAAGTGGGTATGACGACCGCGGCTACGGCAGCTCGCGGGACTATCGCGATCGAGACCGTGGCAACGACCGCAGTCGAATGGGCAGTAACGACCGGAACCGGGGCAGCAGCCAGAGTAGCTATCGCTCGGGAGGTGGTACTCATCAACAACGGGATTTTCGGCCTGGCCACCGCGACACCAAAGAAGATAGTCGCGGTGGCTATGAGCGGTCAGCTGGTCAATCGCTACCCAAGTATGGCAATAACACCGCTGTAGGCGGTGGCTACGATCAGTACAAGCAACAAGGTGGAGCACCTGGCGGAGGCAAG GCCTCCCTTACCGGCAAGTGGAGTACGTACAgccaacatcatcagcagcaggcgCCGCAGCATCAACAAACGAGCATCTGGCAGACTCAGCAGCAGTCACAACAGTACCAACAACCTCAGCAAGCAGCGGCGGGCCAGCAACAATACTGGGCCTATAACCAAATGCAGG CAGGTTATGGCAACCAACAGGCCTGGCAGAGTGCCgatccgcagcagcaacaacagtggATGTCCTGGTGGCAG cagcagcagcagggtTCTGGCGGAGCAGCGGCTGGAAATGCCAGTGGCGGATCAGGCGTAAATGTGGGCGGCGGTGCTGGCAATAATGATGGCGGTGCCGCCAATCATTACTGGTCTCAATATTCGTACTCCACGCAGTCCAATGCGGGTGCCGACAAGAAGTAG
- the LOC117136798 gene encoding heterogeneous nuclear ribonucleoprotein U-like protein 2 isoform X4 — MDVAKLEKMKVVDLRNELQSRGLDTKGVKAVLVERLRAYVEGGAGDGENAPVTPSRRQRRTRSMSRSPSPVQAAPVAAEPVLDTLEEEEQPEEKTVPQPETESEQPAAEPEPEQSEPEEAEPAAAVTEDTTVNQAVNEESQPEPEESDERSETDDKEETIQEAVPAVVPQSEEADEPMEEDHDTAPEEQEPTQTEEPVEEKPAESTVAEHQSNGDSQKMDVDEEDSAAPKAEEETEPAAKPEDQPSERRKRSHSRSKSRSRSGSQTSPKHRGSVGDKRESKAAAEERTVPEDEPTIEENKVGLSWLDSDLHLRIDPTTFASAKPLTSEIYSLIWSGARANYGVREGKVCFEVRLSEESVPENSHYFRDEPHVRGFRVGFSMPKSSLLLGEAEHSFGYCETGRKATQSEFTDYGKPYQLDDVIGCYLDLESEPCTINYTLNGEDLGVAFEFEKSILGEEGALFPHIVTKGYEYSVNFSDTEQLLVNAERPTRKRRKPRKDEDKDKDDDKDDNDGEKWKVLDEATADDDEVEKKDEDGKASSEKDEEEAEDPEKAKEDESAPKMETEAETKVEAPAEAAKPESEASEASETAETSTEKSAETAAVSNGDAAAEQANDENASEDKKPSENNDEEDEDGPSPNKRIKTDGDSEKAESEKEKDRSQTTEDEYEDVVPEPRDTAALLDGYVLIGLVPVEKLVSGPQRVGSRKECEVILLVGLPGAGKTHWAQKHVAENADKRYELIGPDAFISKMTIDGASRKTVHKGRWDKVYEICLNSLAALEDIAMKRRRNFILDQTNVYASAQRRKMKGFNDFKRIAVVCIPSEDELKRRIAEKEEKGNAFTVKESTINNLRANFTLPSLEFGWFDDINYTELTGDEAKSEVKKYNEKGKKAIDAERSRDKRSRGSRDNYRRDDRNRNRYNDDRRRDYGGQRHESRWSDSRRGGGGGGYSSNSGGGGSRGYDNRRSYNSGSGGQQNWVQNSRRSGYDDRGYGGGGSGSRGYDNRNRGYAGGGGGGGGGGGGGGGGGGGQQNWMQNNRRSGYDDRGYGSSRDYRDRDRGNDRSRMGSNDRNRGSSQSSYRSGGGTHQQRDFRPGHRDTKEDSRGGYERSAGQSLPKYGNNTAVGGGYDQYKQQGGAPGGGKASLTGKWSTYSQHHQQQAPQHQQTSIWQTQQQSQQYQQPQQAAAGQQQYWAYNQMQGYGNQQAWQSADPQQQQQWMSWWQQQQGSGGAAAGNASGGSGVNVGGGAGNNDGGAANHYWSQYSYSTQSNAGADKK, encoded by the exons ATGGATGTGGCGAAGCTGGAGAAGATGAAGGTGGTGGACCTGCGCAACGAGCTCCAGTCGCGCGGCCTGGACACCAAAGGAGTCAAAGCGGTGCTCGTCGAGCGCCTGAGGGCATATGTGGAAGGAGGAGCCGGCGACGGTG AAAATGCGCCGGTCACACCAAGCCGCCGTCAGCGTCGCACGCGCTCCATGTCCCGCTCTCCATCGCCGGTGCAAGCTGCTCCCGTGGCCGCAGAACCAGTGCTCGATACTCTCGAAGAGGAGGAGCAGCCGGAGGAGAAGACAGTGCCACAACCAGAGACAGAAAGTGAACAGCCAGCAGCCGAGCCGGAACCAGAACAAAGTGAGCCGGAGGAAGCTGAACCAGCTGCAGCAGTGACAGAGGACACAACCGTCAACCAAGCGGTCAATGAGGAGTCGCAGCCAGAACCCGAAGAGTCTGATGAAAGGTCGGAGACAGACGACAAGGAGGAGACAATCCAAGAGGCAGTACCCGCCGTCGTACCACAGAGTGAAGAGGCTGATGAACCCATGGAAGAGGATCATGATACTGCCCCTGAGGAGCAGGAGCCTACACAAACTGAGGAGCCTGTAGAGGAGAAACCAGCCGAGAGCACTGTGGCCGAGCATCAGTCAAATGGCGACAGCCAGAAAATGGACGTTGATGAGGAGGATTCGGCCGCCCCGAAAGCGGAGGAGGAGACCGAGCCAGCAGCTAAGCCTGAGGATCAGCCCTCGGAACGCCGCAAGCGATCACACAGTCGCTCCAAATCCCGATCGCGCAGTGGATCCCAAACATCGCCCAAACATCGCGGCAGCGTAGGTGACAAGCGTGAGTCAAAGGCAGCGGCCGAGGAGCGCACAGTTCCTGAGGACGAGCCCACCATCGAGGAGAACAAAGTGGGATTGAGCTGGC TGGACTCTGACTTGCATTTACGCATCGACCCAACCACGTTTGCATCGGCCAAACCCCTTACCTCGGAAATTTACTCGCTTATTTGGTCCGGAGCACGCGCAAACTACGGAGTGCGCGAGGGCAAAGTGTGCTTTGAGGTGCGCCTTTCCGAGGAGTCGGTGCCGGAGAACTCGCACTACTTCCGCGATGAGCCGCATGTGCGAGGATTCCGCGTGGGATTTTCAATGCCCAAGAGTTCCTTGTTGCTGGGCGAGGCCGAGCATTCATTTGGCTACTGCGAAACCGGGCGTAAGGCCACTCAGAGCGAGTTTACCGATTACGGCAAGCCTTACCAGCTGGATGACGTTATCGGCTGCTATTTAGATCTGGAAAGTGAGCCGTGCACAATTAACTACACTCTGAACGGCGAGGATCTTGGAGTTGCGTTCGAGTTTGAGAAAAGCATACTGGGCGAGGAGGGAGCCCTGTTTCCGCACATCGTTACCAAGGGCTACGAATACTCAGTAAATTTCTCTGACACCGAGCAGCTGTTGGTGAATGCCGAGAGGCCCACGCGTAAGCGCCGCAAGCCGCGTAAAGACGAAGACAAGGATAAGGACGACGATAAGGATGACAATGATGGCGAAAAGTGGAAGGTCTTGGACGAAGCCACGGCGGATGATGATGAGGTGGAGAAAAAGGATGAAGATGGCAAGGCTTCTTCGGAGAAAGATGAAGAGGAAGCCGAAGATCCTGAAAAAGCCAAAGAGGATGAGTCGGCGCCGAAAATGGAGACAGAAGCCGAAACTAAAGTCGAGGCTCCTGCTGAAGCTGCTAAGCCCGAATCAGAAGCTAGCGAGGCTTCGGAAACTG CTGAAACTTCTACCGAAAAGTCGGCAGAAACTGCAGCTGTGTCAAATGGTGATGCTGCTGCAGAACAGGCCAACGATGAAAATGCATCTGAGGATAAGAAACCCTCTGAGAACAATGATGAAGAAGATGAGGATGGCCCCTCGCCGAACAAGCGAATCAAGACCGATGGAGATTCGGAAAAAGCGGAATCCGAAAAGGAAAAGGACAGGTCGCAGACAACAGAAGATGAGTACGAGGATGTTGTGCCCGAGCCAAGGGATACAGCTGCTCTGCTGGATGGCTATGTATTGATCGGTTTAGTACCTGTCGAAAAGCTAGTTTCCGGTCCACAACGCGTCGGATCTCGCAAGGAGTGCGAAGTCATTTTACTGGTTGGCTTGCCGGGAGCCGGAAAGACCCATTGGGCCCAAAAACATGTGGCTGAGAATGCCGACAAGCGTTACGAGTTGATTGGACCCGACGCATTCATTTCAAAGATGACG ATCGATGGCGCCTCCCGCAAGACTGTGCACAAAGGTCGATGGGACAAGGTGTACGAGATATGCTTAAACAGCTTGGCGGCTCTGGAAGATATAGCCATGAAGCGGCGTCGAAATTTCATACTTGATCAG ACCAATGTGTATGCCTCGGCCCAGCGACGTAAAATGAAGGGTTTTAACGACTTCAAGCGAATTGCGGTCGTTTGCATACCCAGCGAAGATGAATTGAAACGTCGCATCgccgaaaaagaggaaaaggGAAATGCTTTTACAGTTAAAGAATCAACAATTAATAATTTACGAG CCAACTTCACACTTCCCTCGCTGGAGTTTGGCTGGTTCGATGACATAAACTACACGGAGCTGACTGGTGACGAGGCCAAGAGCGAGGTCAAGAAGTACAACGAGAAGGGCAAGAAGGCCATTGACGCGGAGAGGTCGCGCGACAAGAGATCCCGAGGAAGTCGCGACAACTATCGTCGTGATGACCGGAACCGGAATCGGTACAATGATGACCGACGTCGTGATTATGGCGGCCAGCGGCACGAAAGTCGTTGGAGCGACTCCCGCAGGggaggcggcggtggcggtTACTCCAGCAATAGTGGTGGAGGCGGCAGTCGTGGCTACGACAATCGCCGCAGCTACAACAGCGGAAGCGGTGGCCAGCAAAATTGGGTGCAGAACAGCCGCAGAAGCGGCTACGATGATCGCGGCTATGGTGGCGGTGGAAGCGGCAGTCGTGGATACGACAATCGTAACCGTGGATACGcaggcggcggcggtggtggtggtggcggcggcggtggcggtggtggtggcggtggcggtcAGCAAAACTGGATGCAGAACAATCGCAGAAGTGGGTATGACGACCGCGGCTACGGCAGCTCGCGGGACTATCGCGATCGAGACCGTGGCAACGACCGCAGTCGAATGGGCAGTAACGACCGGAACCGGGGCAGCAGCCAGAGTAGCTATCGCTCGGGAGGTGGTACTCATCAACAACGGGATTTTCGGCCTGGCCACCGCGACACCAAAGAAGATAGTCGCGGTGGCTATGAGCGGTCAGCTGGTCAATCGCTACCCAAGTATGGCAATAACACCGCTGTAGGCGGTGGCTACGATCAGTACAAGCAACAAGGTGGAGCACCTGGCGGAGGCAAG GCCTCCCTTACCGGCAAGTGGAGTACGTACAgccaacatcatcagcagcaggcgCCGCAGCATCAACAAACGAGCATCTGGCAGACTCAGCAGCAGTCACAACAGTACCAACAACCTCAGCAAGCAGCGGCGGGCCAGCAACAATACTGGGCCTATAACCAAATGCAGG GTTATGGCAACCAACAGGCCTGGCAGAGTGCCgatccgcagcagcaacaacagtggATGTCCTGGTGGCAG cagcagcagggtTCTGGCGGAGCAGCGGCTGGAAATGCCAGTGGCGGATCAGGCGTAAATGTGGGCGGCGGTGCTGGCAATAATGATGGCGGTGCCGCCAATCATTACTGGTCTCAATATTCGTACTCCACGCAGTCCAATGCGGGTGCCGACAAGAAGTAG